A stretch of Cicer arietinum cultivar CDC Frontier isolate Library 1 chromosome 5, Cicar.CDCFrontier_v2.0, whole genome shotgun sequence DNA encodes these proteins:
- the LOC101491987 gene encoding NDR1/HIN1-like protein 13: MIERVHHNYFYAFSEDDEQTTSSDEITTPRPPPRPVHLSESYNVRLYKNYTLREYRRRRCRRLFCWFIFALICLAVLSAITACVFYLILRLEKPNYSIELVSVKGMNLTSSLSAISPEFDVSAKTDNGNEKIGIYYENGSTVEMFYRDVRLCNGALPAFYQPSNKVTVFKTVLKGNGVELSGSNRRKMVNAIKKRCVPLTLKMNLPVKFKIGSVKTWKIRVKVECDFTVDQLTAKAKIVKKYCSYGLDSWW, from the coding sequence ATGATTGAACGAGTTCACCACAATTACTTCTATGCATTTTCAGAGGACGACGAGCAAACGACGTCGTCTGATGAAATTACCACTCCACGGCCGCCGCCAAGACCTGTTCACCTATCGGAAAGTTACAATGTCCgtctttacaaaaactacacTCTACGGGAATATCGCCGGCGCCGATGCCGGCGTTTATTCTGTTGGTTCATCTTTGCTTTAATCTGTCTGGCCGTGCTTAGTGCCATCACTGCttgtgtattttacttaattcTCCGACTGGAAAAACCTAACTATTCCATCGAACTCGTCAGCGTCAAGGGAATGAACCTCACATCGTCGTTGTCTGCTATTTCGCCGGAGTTTGACGTATCCGCTAAAACCGATAACGGTAACGAAAAAATTGGAATCTATTACGAGAATGGTAGTACGGTTGAGATGTTTTACAGAGACGTCAGGCTCTGTAACGGAGCTTTACCGGCGTTTTATCAGCCGTCAAATAAAGTGACGGTGTTTAAGACGGTGTTGAAAGGTAACGGCGTCGAACTTTCGGGTTCAAATAGGAGGAAGATGGTGAATGCTATTAAGAAACGCTGCGTGCCGTTAACGTTGAAGATGAATTTACCTGTGAAATTCAAAATAGGATCAGTTAAAACGTGGAAGATCAGAGTGAAAGTGGAGTGTGATTTTACGGTGGATCAGTTAACGGCGAAGGCGAAGATCGTTAAGAAGTATTGTAGTTATGGATTGGATTCTTGGTGGTGA
- the LOC105852053 gene encoding uncharacterized protein — protein sequence MFVSYIGAVVRQNIPITIDDWRDKALKDAKDILWNDIQTAFVLDENISKENRERARNPTHPYKKSCMGYARLEQKLRQDTQSDQPLDRHILWKEAHVNKDGVVDNENVQKIIELCVSI from the exons atgtttgtaagttacattggggctgttgttcgtcaaaatatccccattacaatcgatgactggagagataaggcgttgaaggatgccaaagatatactgtggaatgatatacag actgcttttgttcttgatgag aatataagtaaggaaAATCGCGAGAGGGCGAGAAATCCaacgcacccatacaaaaaatcatgtatgggatatgcacgtctagagcaaaaactt cgacaagacacccaatccgatcaaccgttggatcgtcatatattgtggaaggaagctcacGTAAATAAGGacggagtggttgataacgaaaatgttcaaaaaataatagaactttgtgtaagtatatga